The DNA segment CAAAGGAAGCTCATCCTATCGCTGCCCCAAAGATCAAGGCTAGCAAGATCGATAAGGCTATCTCTAGCAATCTTTTCTTACTTACCCTAAAGCCCATGATTTTTCGAATTACTAGCTCACTCATTGCTTGCTCCCTTGCTCTTTTCGTTACCTTGCGATGCGCAGCCCTTCAAAAGCTCCTCACAAGTTTTATAGTATTCCATCAACTCGCGTGCGGTTTGTATATCCTCATAATCGTATTTTGGCTTATTTGGCATTTTATTTATACAACGTATCGGAACTAGAACATCTTGATATTCTATTTTAGTTACGATTTGCGGCTCTTTACTAGCACATCCCGCAAATAAGAAAATCGCAATCATAGTTAAGAAAAATTTAACGGGTTTATTTAGACATCTCATTTATCAACTCCTCATAATACCTCAGCTTACTTTGGCATTCATTGTTTAACGGCTCTTTTATCCGCTTAAATCTGGTAACTATTTTTTCTTTGACCGATGCGGCGTCGGGCATTTTAGTTTCGAGTTCTTTAAATTTGGCATTTTGAGCTTCGAGTTTGTCGCCGCAAGCTTTTAAATTCGACTTTTCTATGTCGCGACTTATTTTTTCGGAGGCGAGCTTTATGTTTAGATCGCTTATTTTTTCGATCATGGCGTCATTTGAAATTTTAAAAAAAACGCACGATCCTATTATGATTCCGACTAGTGCGCAAACTATCGCAAGCCATATTTTATTACCGCCCGCAAAACTCGCGACGGCGGATAAAATGGTTTTTATCATTTTTCTCCCCCATACTTTAGCTTATGATAGATGCGAACGCAGATATAGAATAAATTTTGAGTAAAAGCGCCGGCTCCGCACTCTCTCAGAGCCTCTTTTAGTTTAAGATCGGCGAATTTAAACCCTTCGCTTTTGCTTTTAAATTTATCGTTTGGTATAGTCTGGTCGCTAAGGTCGCAAAGATAGTCGTGTAAAACGATAGCCTTTAAGTATTTTGGAATAAAGGGCGGATAAAAGATATAAAAAATCCTCGGGATATTCGCCCCGTTGGTTTTATAGCCTTTTGGTATCGTTATGCCTAAAATTTCAAAGTCCCGCGTAAGCTCATATCTGTTTTCGCAAAGCGGCGTAACGTTTAAGCTCATTGCGCTACTCTCCGAAATCTATATTTACGGCATTTAGCTCGGTTTCGTCTTTGGCGTCCTCGATCATTTTTTCAAGCTGCCATTTTTTGGAGTATAAATTTATGCCTTTGGTTTGTATCGCCGTTTTAACGGCCTTTAGTTGGGCTAGGTCTAAATTTTTACTCGTATTGTCAAACATCCTAAAAGCTATCGTTCCGCCTTTTCCGCACAAATCCATCAG comes from the Campylobacter rectus genome and includes:
- a CDS encoding DUF1353 domain-containing protein, which encodes MSLNVTPLCENRYELTRDFEILGITIPKGYKTNGANIPRIFYIFYPPFIPKYLKAIVLHDYLCDLSDQTIPNDKFKSKSEGFKFADLKLKEALRECGAGAFTQNLFYICVRIYHKLKYGGEK